AGCTCGAACGGGTTCTGTAAAATTTACATTGATGACGACGGACCTGGCTTGAGCCCGGATCAATTGGAGGCGTTGAATCTTAAAATGCAGCAGCCGCTGCAGGAGGAAATGGGCTGTGGCCTCTGGAACACGAATCAGCGTATCATGCACTTATTCGGCAATCAGTCCTACCTTCTATTCGGTCCATCCCCTCTCGGCGGATTCCGAACCGAGATGGTCTGGGAGATACCGAAAGATGATACAGATTCCGATAGAGGAAATACCGATACGAATTTAAGTTAAGCTACATTACACGCTAAACGGAACGGGCAGAACAAATCTCGAAAAGCGAAGCGCTCGCCTTTATCCCCGGATTTCCCCATTGATTAGAGATTCAAAAAAATCTGGGGATAACAGCGATTGAGAGATGGTTCTGACCGTGTAGTGACCACGTGAAATAAAGAGATTCTACTTTTAAGGAGTAAACACCATGCAAATGATCATCGTAGACGATGAAGCACACTGGGTTGATAATCTGTCCATGACCAAGCCCTGGCATACGCTGGGGATCGAACAGGTACACAAAGCATACTCAGCACACGAAGCACTTCAACTGATCGATACCCACCCTATAGATATTGTGATCTCGGATATTCAAATGCCTGAAATGACAGGTATTGAACTGATCGAACGGATCAGAGTCCGTGACAAAAAAATAAAGTGCATTCTTTTATCCGGACATTCCGAATTCGATTACGCCAAAAAAGCCATCCAGTTCGAGGCCGTAGATTACTTGCTGAAACCACCAACAGACGATGAATTGATGGGAGCCGTTCAAAAAGCCATCGATCAATTAAACACCGAATGGGAACTCGTAAGCTCACTAAAACGAACCCAGTTTACCCTTCGAGAGAACCTACCGCATTTGCGGGGTCGACTGCTGCTTGAGGCTTTGCAAGGACATCGAATTGCCTCCAGCGAATGGGCACGAAAACTTGCCAATTACGATTTGCCCTTCCACGCCGGCGATTGCGCGTTAATGCTTGTACGTATGGAAGAAGAATTCGGGCAATATGACAACAACGATCAAACCTTGCTTGAATATGCGGTCATCAATATGGCGGAAGAGATTATGGGTGAGTTTATGGAAGTGTGGGGCGTGAAGGAGGAGCATGGATATCTGGTGTTTCTGCTTCAACTGAAAGTGAACGACACCGACATTGGCAAAGAAACCATACTGGAGAAGCTTTCGGTACAGCTTCAGTCCAAAGTTAAACAGTTTCTGAAGGGTTCCCTCTCCATCGTCATCACCGAATGGTTCGCGTTTCCCGATCAGCTATATGATCGTTTTCGGCAGGCCTCCGCTTATTTCCGGCAAATTGTCGGGGACGAGCGTGAATTCGTCATGCGGGTCAGCGACGTGGAGACTCCGTCGGCACAAGGTCCGCTGGATGTCCTGTATACCCCACCCACTTTCATTCATCTGTTAGAGAGTGGTCAATGGGATGCGGCAGAAGAAAAAATACTAGCCGTCTGTGCGGAGCTGGATGAGAAATGGTCGGAGTCGTGGGAGCATTGTATGGAGGCTGGATTTCTAATTACGGCTTCGTTCACCAATCTCGCACACCGGAACAGGCTGACTTTAGCTAATTTAATGGGTGACGATGTCGGGTTGTTACAGAGTGGAGAAGCCTTTACTACCATCAGTAAACTGCGCAAATGGTCGCTCAGTGTACTTGGCAAACTCAAGGAAGGCACGTCCAACGAGATCAAAGACATCCGTTCCGAGTATGTGAAGAAGATTCAGGATTTTACGGATAAAAACCTGCATCTGGATGTTTCTTTGCGTGTACTGGCCGACCATGTCAATCTGCATCCGACCCATTTGTCCAAGATTTATAAGATTGAAACAGGCGAAGGCATTAGTGATTATATCTCGCGCCTGCGCATGGATCGGGCCTGTCACAAGCTCGTTACGACTACCAAAAAAGTATATGAAATCAGCATGGAGATTGGCTATATGGACCCGGCTTATTTTATTAAAGTGTTCAAGCGCCAGTTTGGCGTCACGCCGCAGGAGTACCGAGACCAACATTAATTTGCATAATTTAGAGGTTGTTCAAAAATTCCGCTTTTGATTACGAAGGATGCCTCACGACATCATCAGCATCGAATATGGGATTCAGCCGAAATAAGCGGGAGGCTTACGAAGTATGTTTCCTTTGGAAACATTGTAGTTGCTCACGTAGTTTGCCTACGCTCCGCTACTCCATTTCTAGCTTTATCCCATCTTCTCGGTACTGAAAACCGAATTTTTTGAACTTGCATAATAGAGTCCTATCGAAACTAACAAACTCATATAGATGCCCTCCCGCCCAAATTGGTACAGTTACACTGTAAAGATCATACATCGTAGGGGGATTGAACAATGATCAAATTCAAAACATGGTGGTCACTGCTCATGGTTATCGCACTCATCACGATCACTGCGTGCGGCAGTAGCGATACAGCGAGTGACAATGGTACCAAAGATGATAC
Above is a window of Paenibacillus sp. E222 DNA encoding:
- a CDS encoding response regulator — its product is MQMIIVDDEAHWVDNLSMTKPWHTLGIEQVHKAYSAHEALQLIDTHPIDIVISDIQMPEMTGIELIERIRVRDKKIKCILLSGHSEFDYAKKAIQFEAVDYLLKPPTDDELMGAVQKAIDQLNTEWELVSSLKRTQFTLRENLPHLRGRLLLEALQGHRIASSEWARKLANYDLPFHAGDCALMLVRMEEEFGQYDNNDQTLLEYAVINMAEEIMGEFMEVWGVKEEHGYLVFLLQLKVNDTDIGKETILEKLSVQLQSKVKQFLKGSLSIVITEWFAFPDQLYDRFRQASAYFRQIVGDEREFVMRVSDVETPSAQGPLDVLYTPPTFIHLLESGQWDAAEEKILAVCAELDEKWSESWEHCMEAGFLITASFTNLAHRNRLTLANLMGDDVGLLQSGEAFTTISKLRKWSLSVLGKLKEGTSNEIKDIRSEYVKKIQDFTDKNLHLDVSLRVLADHVNLHPTHLSKIYKIETGEGISDYISRLRMDRACHKLVTTTKKVYEISMEIGYMDPAYFIKVFKRQFGVTPQEYRDQH